The Falco biarmicus isolate bFalBia1 unplaced genomic scaffold, bFalBia1.pri scaffold_30, whole genome shotgun sequence genome window below encodes:
- the LOC130143479 gene encoding olfactory receptor 14C36-like: protein MSNSSSTTQLFLLALADTRELQLLTFWLLLGIYLATLMANSVIITAIMCDHHLHTPMYFFLLNLSLLDVGSISTTLPKAMANTLWDTRDISYAGCASQAFLFVFYISSEYYFVTVMAYDRYVAICQPLHYGTLLGSRACVHMAAAAWASGFLCAALHTANTLSLPLCHGNALGQFFCEIPQILKLSCSHTYLREVGLIVVSLLAAFGCFVFIVLSYVQIFRVVLRMPSEQGRHKAFSTCLPHLAVISLFVSTGIFAHLKPPSISSPSLDLVVSVLYSVVPPALNPLIYSMRNQELKNALKKLMQSGVFQQQ from the coding sequence ATGTCCAACAGCAGTTCCACCACCCAGTTATTCCTCCTGGCACTtgcagacacgcgggagctgcagctcttgacCTTCTGGCTCTTgctgggcatctacctggctaCCCTAATGGCCAACAGCGTCATCATCACTGCCATAATGTGTGACCACCACCtgcacacccccatgtacttcttcctcctcaaccttTCCCTCCTCGATGTGGGCTCCATCTCTACCACTCTCCCAAAAGCCATGGCCAACAccctctgggacaccagggacatctcctaTGCAGGATGTGCTTCCCAAGcctttctctttgtattttatatttcatcAGAGTATTATTTTGTCACcgtcatggcctatgaccgctacgtggccatctgccagcccctgcactacgggaccctgctgggcagcagagcttgtgtccacatggcagcagctgcctgggccagtgggtttctctgtgctgcgctgcacacggccaatacactgtcactgccgctctgccacggcaatgccctgggacagttcttctgtgaaatcccacagatcctcaagctctcctgctcacacacctacctcagggaagtggggcttatCGTGGTTAGTCTCTTAGCAgcatttggctgttttgttttcattgttctgtcCTACGTGCAGATCTTCAGGGTTGTACTGAGGAtgccctctgagcagggacggcacaaagccttttccacgtgcctccctcacctggctgTCATCTCTCTCTTTGTCAGCACAGGCATTTTTGCCCACCTGAagcccccctccatctcctccccatccctggatcTGGTGGTGTCAGTCCTGTACTcggtggtgcctccagcactgaaccccctcatctacagcatgaggaaccaggaaCTGAAGAAcgcactgaagaagctgatgcagtcaggtGTCTTTCAGCAGCAATAA